One genomic segment of Pedobacter endophyticus includes these proteins:
- a CDS encoding DUF3606 domain-containing protein, with product MEHQLPSMNARKEFIEIADEQDRNYWATRLGVSGEKLKSAIKAIQSMEFTRLKEFLTMEKIKSGSSYQHFLNS from the coding sequence ATGGAACATCAACTCCCTTCAATGAACGCCAGGAAAGAGTTTATTGAGATTGCTGACGAGCAAGACAGAAATTACTGGGCTACCAGATTAGGTGTTAGTGGCGAAAAACTTAAATCGGCCATTAAAGCAATTCAAAGCATGGAATTTACGCGTTTAAAAGAATTTTTAACAATGGAGAAAATCAAATCCGGCAGTTCGTATCAACACTTTTTAAACTCGTAA